tagtttCCTGGGCTAACAAGACTTCCAAAGATGGATCAAGAACGTAAACTGCAATTTTTGTTATCAATAGCGGCAGAGACATACGCGATTAGTCCATCATTGTCAAGCCACTACTTGAGGAGGATGTTCTCTCTTTTGGAGGAATGGAATTTGGAAACAGATCCAAAGACACTTTTGCACGGGTGTTCCAAATGTGGatctttgtttatatttggCCGTAATATAAAACTTCGTACAATTAGTTCAGAGAGGAAGGCACGGACAGATTTGAAGAAAGGAGAGGTCTCAAGGTTGGGCACaaatttagaaattaaCTGCTTAGTCTGCTCTTATGTTCATGAAATTCCTTTAGGGGTACCTCTTCGCTTGCACCAAAGCAAACAAGCGTTACGTGCTAAAGCTATTGCTGAATCTTCATCTACGAAACTCGAAAGTCGAAAATCTGCCCATAATGCCAAAGTAAAACAAAGACAACGTTTGAGAGCCTCCGGACTTAATGGAATTTTGGataggaagaaaaaaaaagatgaggTTGCAAAAAGCACATCTTCATTAAGTTTACAAGACTTTATGTCACCGATATGAGTGATTCTGATTGATCTATCAATTTTCTATCTAGTTGTCATATTCTTATACACATATTTTCCCTCTAAAATGAGGATTGAAACTTTTCTGACATTTATTACAGCCTTCAGCGCCGTGTActtcttcctcttttaGTTCAGCTCATTTGTCT
Above is a genomic segment from Schizosaccharomyces pombe strain 972h- genome assembly, chromosome: III containing:
- the rpp21 gene encoding RNase MRP subunit; this encodes MDQERKLQFLLSIAAETYAISPSLSSHYLRRMFSLLEEWNLETDPKTLLHGCSKCGSLFIFGRNIKLRTISSERKARTDLKKGEVSRLGTNLEINCLVCSYVHEIPLGVPLRLHQSKQALRAKAIAESSSTKLESRKSAHNAKVKQRQRLRASGLNGILDRKKKKDEVAKSTSSLSLQDFMSPI